The Pyxidicoccus sp. MSG2 DNA segment CACCAGCGCGAAGGGCCGGCTCGCCAGCTCCGGCAGCTCCAGCACCTTTCGCTGCACCGGGAAGCGCGTGAAGTGCAGATACGCCCTGCGCATCGCCCCCTCAGCCCGCCACGCCGGCCGCGTCCAGGCCCTCGCGCAGGGACGGCATGGGTGCGTCACGGCCGGGCCGCTGGCCGAGGATTCCGCAGCCATTTCGCAGCGCCCCGGACTGATCCCGCAGGAAGTCCGGCGTCGCATCCGCCCCGACCTCCGCCACGTCCAGCACCCGCCCGCCATCCTCTAGCCCCAGCTCCGGGTACAGCACGCTCCACGGCAGCTCCGCCCGCGTCCCCGTGCCTCCCTGCCGGCTGCGCACCACCTCCACCGACCAGCCCTTCCCGTCGCGCGCCTCCGTGCGAAGCCGCGTCACCCCGTCCGCCGGCGCCTCCGGCGAGGTGAGCAGCAGCAGCAGCCCGCCCCCGCGCTCCGCCGCGTCCGCCAGCTTGCGCGCCTCCGCCAGGGAGACCCGTGGCGTCCTCTCCACCGAGCCCACCCCTCGCGTCAGGTCCAGCACCACGCAGGCAAAGGCCCCGCTCCGGGCGAGCTGCACCGCCGCCCACACCCGCTGCTCGGGCGCCTGGGGCCGGACGATGAGCAGCCGCTCCAGGTCCACGCCGAGCGCCGCCGCCGCGGGCGGGTACAGCTCACGCGGGCCATCCACCCACGCGCAAAGCCGCTCCTCCCGGTGCGCCGCCGACACCGCCCGCAGCGCCAGGCTGGTGCGCCCCGAGGCCGCCTCTCCACACAGCTCCACCGCCTGCCCCAGCGGGAAGCCGCCCGCGGGCAGCAGCGCGTCCACCGCCTCCATGCCCGTGCGCAGCACCGCCAGGTAGCGCCGGGGCGCCGCCTGGAGCTGGCGGATCTTCTCCCGCAGCTGCTCCACCACCGAGCCCGACGAGCCCGTCGCCCCCGCCTCCCCACGCTGCTCCGCCGCCGCGCGCATCTCGCCTCCTCGCCAGAACCCCTGAGCCCGAACGGTCGTCTGGACGCTCGTTCAGTATGCTCGTGGGTCTGACATGCGCCGCACAGGACGCACCGCGATGGGGCGGCGGATCAGACCTGACAGCTCGGATCCGCGGGGGCGACGTGAGAGATCTCCAGGGTCTGCGCGAGCACCAGGCCGCTAGCCCGCGCAGATCACCTTCACTTCCACCTTCGTGTCGTCCGCGCGGCGCAGGCACGTGCCCAGGAAGTACAGGCGCGCGGAGCGCTCCTCACCCGAGGGCTCGTACCGCAGGTCGCCCGCCGCCACCGAGCAGCTCTCCACCGTGCCGTCCGCGCGCGTGAGCTCCACCTTCGCCAGCCGTGCGTCCGGCAGATTCACCACGTCGATGCTCTGCGCCACCGTGGCCAGCTCGGCGATGCTCAGCAGCGTGTCCCGGTAGCCCTCCTTGCAGATGGAGTCGAGGTTGCGCAGGTCCTGATCGAACTTCTCCGCCAGGGCCCGCTGCCGGAAACCCGGGCCGTTCGACGTCGGACAGTCGACATTGCGGACGAACGTGCCGCCGCTCGTGACGTCCTGCACCAGACCGGCCCGCTTGTCGGACAGCGCCACCGGGCCAATGGTGGCCCACAGCACCTCCCGGGAGGCCCCCGTCGAGTCATGCAGGCGCTGGAAGAGGGAGAAGTACTCGTCCACCGACGTCAGCTTGTCCCCCTGCTCCGTGCAGTGGTCCACCGACGTGTCCTCGGTGAGCACCACGGGCGGCGGGCGCTCGGTGGAGCTGCAGTCCTCCTCGTCCGACACCACCACGACGAGCAGCCGGGCGCCGTCGCGCAGGAAGCCCGCGTTGCCGCCCGCGGAGACGGCCGTCGTCGCCAGGGGCTCCGACACCGCCAGGTTCACCGCCTCGAAGGGGGACTCCTGCCCGCTGCCGTTCGTGCCCTGCTCCACCAGCCGGCGGAACTTCTCCACCAGGAACGGGTCCGAGCCCTCGATGAAGTGCTCGTCCGTCGCCTGCCCCGAGGCGTCCGGCACGGGCTGCAGCCGGCCGGACTGGTCCTCGTAGTACCGGACCTGCTCCTGCCCCTGGAACAGCACGCGCCGATAGACGGACGTGGTGATGACGCCCACACGGAAGTCCTGGGCGATGCCGCCCCCCTCCTTGAGGGCCTCCACGAAGGCGGGCAGCTCCCGGGCGATGCCCTCCTGCTCTTCCGCCATGGAGGACGAGTTGTCGATGACGAAGAGGATGTCCGTCTTCTGCGGGGAGACGACCGGGGACTCGGCCTCGCATTTCCCTGGCAGGGTGGAGCCCGGGTCGTCGACGGGCGACTTGCACGCCGACCCCCACAGGGCGGCCGT contains these protein-coding regions:
- a CDS encoding ImuA family protein — protein: MRAAAEQRGEAGATGSSGSVVEQLREKIRQLQAAPRRYLAVLRTGMEAVDALLPAGGFPLGQAVELCGEAASGRTSLALRAVSAAHREERLCAWVDGPRELYPPAAAALGVDLERLLIVRPQAPEQRVWAAVQLARSGAFACVVLDLTRGVGSVERTPRVSLAEARKLADAAERGGGLLLLLTSPEAPADGVTRLRTEARDGKGWSVEVVRSRQGGTGTRAELPWSVLYPELGLEDGGRVLDVAEVGADATPDFLRDQSGALRNGCGILGQRPGRDAPMPSLREGLDAAGVAG
- a CDS encoding vWA domain-containing protein, which encodes MKLRTRATLLLLTAALWGSACKSPVDDPGSTLPGKCEAESPVVSPQKTDILFVIDNSSSMAEEQEGIARELPAFVEALKEGGGIAQDFRVGVITTSVYRRVLFQGQEQVRYYEDQSGRLQPVPDASGQATDEHFIEGSDPFLVEKFRRLVEQGTNGSGQESPFEAVNLAVSEPLATTAVSAGGNAGFLRDGARLLVVVVSDEEDCSSTERPPPVVLTEDTSVDHCTEQGDKLTSVDEYFSLFQRLHDSTGASREVLWATIGPVALSDKRAGLVQDVTSGGTFVRNVDCPTSNGPGFRQRALAEKFDQDLRNLDSICKEGYRDTLLSIAELATVAQSIDVVNLPDARLAKVELTRADGTVESCSVAAGDLRYEPSGEERSARLYFLGTCLRRADDTKVEVKVICAG